The Papaver somniferum cultivar HN1 chromosome 6, ASM357369v1, whole genome shotgun sequence genome segment TTTTTCATTATCGGCAACTGCATGCAGCAAACCCCTGCTACTCGCTAACTTTACAAGCAGCATTTATTTTTACCGCTGCATGTATTTTGGGATGAATGTAACCTTAAAATTGTTAAAATACATTCATAAAATTCATCCATGTTGAAAAAGTTGTTTAGGTGGTCAGATTTTGGGTTGGAAAATGAATGATTAATCCCGGATACTGCTGAATGCTGATCCCTAATATGGCTGAATTTGGGGTTATCAGGATCATGTCATCAGATAATGTCTAAGTAACCTGACTTTCAATGGCATTCATTTTTAAGATTTAAGAATAATTTTTAAAGCATTTTGCATGTCagcgaaggaaaaaaaaaaagcggAAAATGAAAAAGGATCTTCCCAATATGATTGCTTACTTTTTTCTGGCTAATTCGGGGCTTAGTCGTTCTATTTGGGacctatcaaaattttgtttccaaCTAGTCGGATGCTAAGGGGTGTCTATAATTTGGGCGAAATTACAAATTTACTCTTcaataaatattaatattacCATTCAGATCgtaataataaaacctaaaactaaataaaactcaTTGACACCTTCCTCTCCACccaattcttcttctccttttcttctgtttctattttcaaatgaaaaaatCGTCGATTATCACGATTCAAATTTGCGATTAATCGTTCTTTTCTTCTATAAATGTTGAAACATGCATGAGTGAAACAGCCCACTAATAGAACTCTTCCTAGTTCGAAAAATCCCAGAATTCGTAAATCGATTCGACATAAACAATCGTCGTCACAAGCGCTTCCGGAATACGATCAAACAACTTATCAACTACAATCGAAAAAAATGGCTCGAATTAGGTACTCTTCTATGGACCCAATAATCTAatttaggttttagtaacatgcattCAGTCAACTTGATTTTCATGAATTGACAGTTGTCTAGGTTTACAGGAATCTGTTTACGTGAACATTAACGTAAACAGATTCTTGTAAACCCATACAACCGACTATGTTAATGTCCTAAAATACCGATTCTACTGGATAGTGTTTTACGGTTTAGATTGTTTACCCAGAATCGGTCTTTATCAAAGATCACATAGACCGATTCAGTTGTAGATTAAACAACAGTTTCCTTGTATGTTTTTGTTGATAAAATCAGATTACTTGAATGTTCACGTATACCGTTTATGGGTTCGTTAATTTGTTAACTGCCAAAACTAGAATCGGTTCATGTAAATGACTTGAGAAGATTGTTCATTGCCCAAAAGATTACCCCATAAAATGACTTGAACAAGTCAGCCAAAAGAATTCAGTTTTCTCGTGGATTTTGTAAGCTGGAATCGGAATACATGAGCATTTATGAATACCGAAACATGTTCATTTTCTGAAATCAGTATATGTTACTTATCCGTCTCTCAGATTGTGCATTTGGAATTTCATAATATGGTTTGATATAATTAGTTGTTTATCATGTATCCCCATAATCTACAGGGACAACAAAGGGAAGAAAAAGTAAGCCGGAAAGAGGGTGAAGAATAAACAAGATCTTGCTTCTCCTTCGAGTTTTCCACCTCGTCGAGAGGGAGGTATGAAATTGGATGATAAACACCGTAGGAACTCGGCAGGTTAAGCTATAGCGCTCACCATCAATGAACCATCACCTCAAGGGGagccgccaacacaagaagaatctgGTTCTGACAAAGTTACTGAAGAAGAAGTCAacgaagaagaaagtggtggtgatgaaattgttgaagaagaaatCCAAAAAGAATAAGTAGTAGCAATTGAAGCTCAACAAAAAATAGGAGAAGGCTCCAGAGAGACCACCAAAAGTAAAGGAAAAGCTCCAAGTGGACCAATACAAAAGAAAGGGAGGCACTTGCCCCCTAATGAGAATATGATGCCATGTAAGGGTGGAGATCCTCCTTATGGCTTATCCGATGATGGAGGCAATTTGTTATGGGGTATAAAGAGAAGTTGGCCACAACTATCTTCAATACATACCATGTAACTATCCCAACCTTATACTATGTCTCGAACTTTCATTTAAGACGAGAACTTATTTTATGTTTAGTGAATtgaatttctattttgttttttAGAACCACGCCGATATCGTATGTGCTCTTTAGCCGAAACCTTGATCCCTAATATGACCGAGTGCGGGGAAATTTGGATTTTGTCATCAGATAATGTTTAATTAAGCCATCTTGCAGTGGCAtctatttatattattttttttcgtttGAAGTTGCATGTCAATAAGTTTGAATTGTGATGGCTTAGAAATGGGCATGCGCGACCAACGAGAGGTGTAAAACGTTTAGGCTTAGTATAACCTAGCCCAGCCCATGAAATTACGTGCTTAACTTGTTGCGTGTCATGTTGTGTTGTGTCAAAGATTAAGACGCGTTTTGTTGTACCGTGTTAGAGAGCGTGTTGTACCGTGCTATGTCAGAAAAATAAATTTGTTGTATCGTGATGTGCTGGATATATTTGTTACATGAGTTGCAAAGAAAATATATTCCAGACATTTAGATATTATATGTGTTGTTTTAGAAATGggtcaacataaaaataaaatgttaaaaattggctagaataaagatttactccctccgtttcaaaaagactgtcctctattccattttcgtCTGTTTTAAAATTGTGTCCagtttctgtttatagtcatatatttccaatgaactctctaacatacccttaaattttttatattaataaatttatttttaacgagactcgatctaaaatattaaataaatttgtataattaaggaaacaaatatatcctttcaTTCCTTTTACGAGAATATAGATTTATTTCCAtatattaaattccttataaactttatataccataaattcaatatcttttaattttctttgtcGATTTCGTTTTTGTAATCTTCCTAACAATTTTAGgtagttttttttattaaaataaaataggcaAGTGACTAAGGATAATCAAGTAAAATACtacggtctccttaatattttgataaAGTTAAAGCGGACAGTCTTTTTAAAACGGAGAGAAAGTTCTTGTAAGATATAAGCAAAATGTGGTGTATTGTGCCATATTGAATAACGTTTGATATATGTTATGAGGTTATATTGTGCCACTGCTTATCTGTTGGACTTGTTGTGGTGTGCCACTAGTAACGTGATATTTCACATTCTAAATTTTTAAATAAGACTTCAGTAAAAGATCAACAATGAAAACCCAATTGAAGATACTATACTGCATCGTATATATAACTATAAACAATTGATAGTTATGTAACTATGAGAAATCAATAAACTGGACAGCCATCAACAATGACACCTTTGGCGGTCGGACATCTGGCTAAATCGCAATGCTCACCTCTTGTACCCCACCAATCCACATTTATATTTTCCAAGCTTACCGAGAAATACAGTAAAACAGCCATGAAAGCAACTCCAGCATCAAGGGCAGCCGAAAGAACGTAATTATACCTTTGCCACCATTGCTTTCTGTACCTAAACACGAAAAAGTTAAAAACTGTTCCGACTAGAATCCAAGAATTGTAATTCACAGTTGTTGCAGGTGGCATCATAGATGTTGCTCCTAAAAGCACCGGAAGGTTAATCAAGGGAATCCATGATTGCTTAGGGAAAGCTTTGTGGAGAACCCAAACCAGAATTGGTCCAACTGCACCACCAAGGAAAAACCAGTTAAGAGCTGCATAGTTCCCAAGTGGACCAAATATACGCCTTGGTCCGACTAGACCCCAAATAACAGACGCATCGAAGAAAACCCGGTCTCCAGGACATGTCCATGGACTATTAGCTGGTAGCAGTTCTTCTTGGCATATGTTCTCTATAGAAGTAAGTAGCCACCATGCAACTCCAATGTTGACTGTTCCAGCTATGATAGTCCCTATGAACTGAACTAGGAACATCGATCTTGGTGGGATTTTCATGTAATGACCAAGCTTGAAATCATTTAGGAAAGAAACAGCCTGAGCCATACTCATATACCCGTAGGTTTTAAAACAAACATTGGCAATTGGTTTTCCAGGTAAGATGATACCCATGACATATTCTGTTATGATATTTAGTCCCGGTGTCTGCAAGATAATTGATAGAAGAAATTTAGTTTTTTATCCATATCATCGTTTGAACCCTGAATCCTGCATACTGTATACTTTGATAGAGAGTAGCCCAAggtagaaaaaaaaaagtgtatgTAGTAAACCTTACCTGATTTGTAGTTGCAGTTATGATGCTGATGGGAAGAGTGAAAATGAAAGCAAGCCCACATGAGAAAATAAGACCCCACCATGGCATTTGCACCTGATCTTTCAGGACCGTGCATAATAAAAGAGAAACGATAACCGTTGCAGCAAGAAGAACATGAAACCACCAGTTTGGTACTTCTGGGTACCTTTTCATCAATCTTGTGTGAATATCCATCTTGCCTTTATATGATAAACGAAAACGTTCATAGATCTCCCTATAGTACATTTATTTAGTTTCATATAAGAACAAGATGTGGCCAAAAGGCAATCAATAATTCTTTAACtagaaagaacacgaagaatatagTTACCTTCCATAGAAGAATCCCACATGAGTAAGGGTAGAAGCAATGGTGGCAAAACCAAATCCATAAGTAAGTGCAAAGAACATGCTCAAATTGATATGTCCCTGTTCCTGATACTTGGGCATATCTATCTCAAACTTATCGTTCACAATAGCCGTTATGTTATATATTTCTCCCTTAGCCGTGAACAAATGTGAGGAGAATATAGGGAATGTCTTGGCATTATACAAATTCAAACCCCAGTAGGCACATGGGATTGCTATATATATGATCATCACATAACCCGCGAAAACGTTCATGATTGCAAAGAAAGGACATATCAGAGGGCTGGACAAGAAGGAAGCAACAGCAGACCAATCAAGAGAAATTGCCCCAAGTCCTAAACCCCTCATACCAGAACCAAGCTGTTGTGCGGTGACTGATTTGGAGAATGTCCAACATACCCATGAAATACTCGTCAGAGTCGTAAACAAGTAACCAGGAACTACATACCACACAAAGCTGCAAACTAGTGCAATCACAAAGAACTTCGCTCTTGACGTTCGTCCCTCTTCTTTTTCATGTAACGCCCTGTGaaaatatggaatacaaaaatttaACCTCCCAATAAGCTTGATTTAAACTACTGCAACTAAGCTGTAAAGTCTGTAACTTGTTCGTTTGTACACTAAGATGAAACTTAATTAAAAATTTCAAGCAACAAAGTTTAGATTATGTAAACTGACACTCAGTGTTCCTGTTAATCTCAGGTGGCAACGGGCGGCATATCATGTCATGGATTTTTCCCATCCATTTTTTCCTACCTCTAGTCGGGTCGCTCACAAAAATTACTTAAAATTTAGTTTCCTAAACTCGTAACAGTTCTAAATTCTGATGAACCAGTTACTTAGTTTGGGAACAACGAACCCCATTAGGGTAACAGTAATAAATTTTAAATGAAATAAACTACTTAGTTGTCTTTGGCGGGACtcataataataaaaaaacaaaaaacagcatGTATTCTTTCAACAGTGTGTGTATAAAGGGTATTCATAAGATTTTAGGTATTATAACATATTCAGTAGGATCTTTTAGAtataaaaatataacaaaattaTTGAAAATAGGaggaaataaaatatataattgcttAGAGATAACTTCTTTATTGGTCAAGATAGTGTTTCAATAGCTAGTGATAGAGACCAGATCGCTCAAACAAGTAATTGAATCTCTATCACTCGATGAAGGCTTTACCGCAAATTAAGTGGTATATTTGCCACTTTGCCGGTTATATTTATCGCTTTTGCATATCCATAATAACCTTTTTCACCAGCCGTGTGCATAGGAACCGGCCTAGATAAGACAAGTACATCCGGAATGTTTTCGTATTCACATGTGACTCATATGATACACATAAATAATGAACCATATTATTATATGGCAAAAGTCGACACTCACGTATGACAAATTTATGGCACCAATTCATGGTTGATGGTTCCAATTCTACCAAGGCAAGTAGGCAACACATTAAGGAAATGTATTGAAAGCAATAGAAAGTAGGttctcaatttcaaaaccaacagagaaacaaaaattaaataaagaaaacaaagaagataaaAACCGATTCTCACGGATTTAGTTGGTAAATCCATCCCCTGAGGATCGGAGGGACTATTTTATTATGTCCATGGTTGGAGGTGTAAAACGATCTAGCATAGCCGAACTTATGGAATCACATACTTAGCATGCTGTGTCGTGCTATAATATCAGAGGTTCAGACGTGATGTGATATGCGGCCCTAAAAGAAATATTGTGTTgtgccaaaaagaaaaaaaaaagaatcgtgGTATGTTTTGCTGTGTTAGCACACTTACTGTATGTTTTGGTGGTGTCTAAACGTGATGACCCGGCCCTATTTACGTTGGTTTTCTTGGTCTATTCAGCATATTTTTTACCCCAGCAAATTGTCTGGGATACCAATTAAAATAATGAGAGTCTATGATCACATGCCTCCATTATCCATGTGGGAGCAGCTGTCACAAACCATTTGCAAAGACTTTCATTGGTGGTCAGGACCAAGTGGTGCACgctaaaaaatgagttgaatattgcCATAGGGACTACAGAAATTTGATATCACTATTGGTTTATTCAAACATCACCAACAAATCTTAGTCTTGttaaaacttatcccaaaatgGCTCACTAGTCTATTTTTATTACCTTCTCCAAATTTTGATCTCGCTTGAAATTTTAACTAATTACATgacattttgaaaacaaaaacttaataattgacaacTAAAATGGAtactatcacaaaaaaaaaaNNNNNNNNNNNNNNNNNNNNNNNNNNNNNNNNNNNNNNNNNNNNNNNNNNNNNNNNNNNNNNNNNNNNNNNNNNNNNNNNNNNNNNNNNNNNNNNNNNNNNNNNNNNaaaaaaaaaaaaaaaaaaaaatgaattgattcaagaaaacaggaagaaaaaaaattaccggAAAGTTGGACAGAAAATCAGAACATACCGGAAAAGAGAGACCTGAACTAAGGTACTGGGCCACCACATGTGAGCAGGCTCCACCACATATTTTCTTAGGAGTCCAGCCCAAC includes the following:
- the LOC113286612 gene encoding oligopeptide transporter 4-like, coding for MGTLDIESYPKPDKEEGVDEDEVSPIEEVRLTVTNTDDHTLPVWTFRMWFLGILSCGLLSFLNQFFAYRTEPLIITQITVQVAVLPIGHFMARIIPETKFHIPGFGSRDFSLNPGPFNMKEHVLISIFANAGSAFGSGSAYAVGIVTIIKAFYHRNISFLAGWLLIITTQVLGYGWAGLLRKYVVEPAHMWWPSTLVQVSLFRALHEKEEGRTSRAKFFVIALVCSFVWYVVPGYLFTTLTSISWVCWTFSKSVTAQQLGSGMRGLGLGAISLDWSAVASFLSSPLICPFFAIMNVFAGYVMIIYIAIPCAYWGLNLYNAKTFPIFSSHLFTAKGEIYNITAIVNDKFEIDMPKYQEQGHINLSMFFALTYGFGFATIASTLTHVGFFYGREIYERFRLSYKGKMDIHTRLMKRYPEVPNWWFHVLLAATVIVSLLLCTVLKDQVQMPWWGLIFSCGLAFIFTLPISIITATTNQTPGLNIITEYVMGIILPGKPIANVCFKTYGYMSMAQAVSFLNDFKLGHYMKIPPRSMFLVQFIGTIIAGTVNIGVAWWLLTSIENICQEELLPANSPWTCPGDRVFFDASVIWGLVGPRRIFGPLGNYAALNWFFLGGAVGPILVWVLHKAFPKQSWIPLINLPVLLGATSMMPPATTVNYNSWILVGTVFNFFVFRYRKQWWQRYNYVLSAALDAGVAFMAVLLYFSVSLENINVDWWGTRGEHCDLARCPTAKGVIVDGCPVY